A window of Chryseobacterium aquaeductus genomic DNA:
GGAATATTTTATCTTTCGGGATTCCGTACTCCATCAGAGCAAGTTGCATATCTTCCGGCTCATTATAATCTTTACGTCTATTGTCTCCGCTTACAATAATGTATTGTATTCTTTTACTTTTGTATAAATCTGCAGCAGCTTTTATACGGTTGGTAAAGTATGCATTAGGAAATCCGTTGCTCAATGTTTTGCTGGTTCCCAGAAGTATTGCAGTTTTAGTTTGCGGAATTTCTTCAAGGTAGTTGGTAACGTAAGCATTGCTTTGTCTTTTTATGCTGTAATTTGCCCAGGCAATAAAAATAATTCCCGCAACCGATAGAAGCAGGAAAATTTTAAATAAGATTTTAATTGTTTTTTTCATCTTATGTGGAGAAGTGTTCTTTAAAATTCTAGTCCATTTGGGAACGCTTTTTTTCTAAATATCAATAAAAACGAAGCTCCAATGGTAATTGCAGAATCGGCAACATTAAAAATATATTTAAAAAACTCAATATGTTTTCCTCCAATCAAAGGCCAGCTTTCAGGAACGTGCCAATCAACTAACGGAAAATGCAACATATCGACTACACAACCTTTCATAAAATGAGAATACCCTTGTCCGAAAGGAACCAATTTAGATACGCCACCATAGCCAATCCATTGTCCTACGCTTTCGTCATACACCATTCCGCTGTCGAAGATCAATCCGTAAAACATTCCGTCAATAAGATTTCCTATTGCTCCGGCAAAAATAATCGACATCGGGATGATGAGATAATTAGATTCGCCTCTTTTTAGCCATTTATTAAACATATAAATCATTCCGCCAATTAGAAAAACCCTTACAATTACTAAAAAATATTTTCCCAACAGACCACCGAATTCAAATCCGTAAGCCATCCCAGGATTTTCGACGAAAGTTAATTTAAACCAAGAAAAAACTTCTACAGAATCACTTTCAAATTTACTCAGTACAAAATGCGTTTTTACATAAATTTTTGATGCCTGATCTATCAATAAAATAAGAAAAGTGATAAATACGATCTTCTTCATTACAGGTTTGTCTTTGGTTTATCTTTAAAATTTTTTGTAGTGTTTTCTTTTTTTGCAGGAGTTCGAGGCTCGAAAGTTTGAGTTTTAGCTCCTCTCGTATGAAATTTTTCGTAACGAATTCCCATATCTTTCATTACGCTTTTCAAAGCGTTCAGCTCCATTTGGTTCTTTGGGTGTACAATTAATGCTTCCATTTTCTTTTATTTTTTTATCTGTCTTATCTTAGTAGAAGACTTATTTTTTTGAAAGTTCGTCTAATCTTTTTCTGTCTTTGGCAGACAAATCATTGATTCCGTTTTTTTCCATTTTACTGAGAAGCCTGTCGATTTCTTTCTCTCTTTCTCGTTTGTCTGAATTAAATTGTTGATCGATGGTCAGATTTTTAGGCTTGCCCGGATAGAATCTGTTTTTGATTCGATCTTTATTAAAGTACCATAAAACTGCTAGTAGGATAATTCCTAAAATCAAAAATTCACTCATAGATATAACTAAAAATTAGGTCTATAAAATGCTTTTCAGCACAATATAAACCCAATCAATTGTTTACAAAAATAAGGTAAAATAATTATCTCTGCATATTTTTTGCCTCAATGCTCAACGTAGCATGCGGGACAGCCAATAATCTTTCTTTAGGAATCAGCTTTCCGGTTACTCTGCAAACACCATAAGTTTTGTTTTCAATTCTGATCAAAGCGTTTTTCAGATCTCTCACAAATTTCTCCTGTCTTCCTGCCAGAATAGAGTTTTGCTCTTTGCTCAAAGTTTCCGCACCTTCTTCAAAAGCTTTGAAGGTAGGCGAAGTGTCATCTGTGCCATTATTTTGATCGTTGATAAAGCTTTCTCTGATCAGTTGAAGATCTTTCTCTGCTTTTTCTATTTTATCTTTGATTAACTTTTTAAATTCTTGTAAATCAGAGTCATTGTATCTTACTCTTTCGTCTTGCATGGTTTTCTTCTTTTTTAATAAATTTATGAAATGGATATTGAAAAAACAATAACTAAATATTAATTCTTTTCAACATTTACTTTGAATTTTAGTTCATCAATGTCGATTTCGTTAAAATTTGAAAGTGAAGATACAATTTCTATTTTATTTGACAAGACCTCGGATGAAATATATTCCTCGTTTTGCTTGATTTGTTCCAAAAACGGTGTGTTTTCTTCCAATATGATGCTTATTCTGTCTGTTAATTCAAAATCTTTCTCTTTTCTGAGATTTTGAATTCTGTTGATAAATTCTCTTGCGATACCTTCAGATTTCAATTCATCTGTCATCTTCAAATCTAGTGCCACAGTTGTTTTACCGTCAGAGGTTACCGTCCAACCCGGAATATCTTTTGTCGAAATTTCTACATCGGCGGTAGTGATTTCATATCCTTGTACCTCAATTTTCCCTTCTTTCTCTAAAGATGATATCTGCTCGGCAGAAAGGTTAGCAATTTCATTACCAACTACTTTCATATCTTTTCCAAGTCTGGAACCTAAAGTTTTGAAGTTCGGTTTTATCTGCTTTACAATCAAATGCGAAGCTTCTTCCGCATTGATCAACTGCAGTTCTTTAACGTTCACTTCCTGTTTTATCAATTCTGCAACCGCCAAAATCTGCTCTTCACTTTTCTTGTCCAAAACAGGAATCAAAACTTTTTGTAATGGCTGACGAACTTTTACATTTTCCTTTTTTCTCAGAGAGAAAACCATACTTGTAATACTTTGCGCCAAATGTGTTTTTTCAACCAAATCCTGATCGATTAGGTTTTCATTAGCAACCGGGAAATCTGTTAAATGTACAGATTCTATATTTTCTTTTCCTGTCACTTTGTTTAAATCCTGATACAACTGATCCATAAAGAACGGTGCGATTGGCGCAGATAATTTAGCAACAGTTTCAAGACACGTATATAAAGTCTGGTAAGCAGAGATTTTGTCATCAGAATAATCTCCTTTCCAGAAACGTCTTCTGCACAATCTTACGTACCAGTTACTCAAATTATCATTCACAAAAGTGCTGATCGCTCTTGCAACTCTTGTCGGCTCGTAATCTTCGTAGAATGCTTTAACTTCTTTGATCAAAAGATTTAGTTCAGATAAAATCCAACGATCTATTTCCGGACGATTTTCAACGTTTTTTTCAGAGTAATTAAATCCGTCAACATTCGCATACAAAGCAAAGAATGAGTAAGTATTGTAAAGCGTTCC
This region includes:
- a CDS encoding lipoprotein signal peptidase, producing MKKIVFITFLILLIDQASKIYVKTHFVLSKFESDSVEVFSWFKLTFVENPGMAYGFEFGGLLGKYFLVIVRVFLIGGMIYMFNKWLKRGESNYLIIPMSIIFAGAIGNLIDGMFYGLIFDSGMVYDESVGQWIGYGGVSKLVPFGQGYSHFMKGCVVDMLHFPLVDWHVPESWPLIGGKHIEFFKYIFNVADSAITIGASFLLIFRKKAFPNGLEF
- a CDS encoding SanA/YdcF family protein, with translation MKKTIKILFKIFLLLSVAGIIFIAWANYSIKRQSNAYVTNYLEEIPQTKTAILLGTSKTLSNGFPNAYFTNRIKAAADLYKSKRIQYIIVSGDNRRKDYNEPEDMQLALMEYGIPKDKIFLDFAGFRTLDSVVRAKEIFGQKKLIVISQKFHNERAVFLARQNGIDAFGYNAADVNKYAGLKTNLREYLAKTKVYWDLIFGVEPKYGGEKILIP
- a CDS encoding DUF6576 domain-containing protein, which codes for MSEFLILGIILLAVLWYFNKDRIKNRFYPGKPKNLTIDQQFNSDKREREKEIDRLLSKMEKNGINDLSAKDRKRLDELSKK
- a CDS encoding TraR/DksA family transcriptional regulator; translation: MQDERVRYNDSDLQEFKKLIKDKIEKAEKDLQLIRESFINDQNNGTDDTSPTFKAFEEGAETLSKEQNSILAGRQEKFVRDLKNALIRIENKTYGVCRVTGKLIPKERLLAVPHATLSIEAKNMQR
- a CDS encoding DUF2683 family protein → MEALIVHPKNQMELNALKSVMKDMGIRYEKFHTRGAKTQTFEPRTPAKKENTTKNFKDKPKTNL